In Terriglobales bacterium, the genomic window CCGACACCCGGGATGTAGAAATGCGGGACGAATCTGTCGGCCCGGGAACCATGCTCCAGGCGCGTCCGTACTTAATTCGAAGGTGTAGCATGATTTCCCGCGGAGGAATCTCGTGAACAAAAGACTATGTTTTGTGTTGGCTGCCGTGATGGCGCTGCCCGGTGCTGTACTCGCGCAGGAGAAGGCACAGGCGCAATCCGCGCCGCCGGCGAACCCGATTACGACGAGTGAAAAAGGTCTGTACTCGTTCGTGAGTGCAGCCGTGGTCGCTGCAGCGCAGAAGATGCCCGAAGAAAACTACTCGTTTAGACCGACACCCGAAGTTCGGAGTTTTGGCCAGATCGTTGGCCACGTAGCCGACGCTCAGTACATGTTCTGCTCGCTGGCGTCCGGCCAACCCAATCCTTCAAAGGGAATCGAGAAAACGAAGACTTCGAAGTCTGATCTTGTTGCAGCGCTGAAGGACGCCGTTGCATATTGCAACGACACGTACGACGGCATGACCGACGCAAAAGGGAGTGAGCTGGCAAAATTCATGAACTACAACCTTGCCAAGCTCACGATACTCTCGCTCAATACAGCGCACGCTGATGAGCACTACGGGAACATCGTCACGTATCTCCGAATCAAGGGAATCGTGCCGCCGACAAGCGAAAATCCGCCCGCGCGCTCGCCGAAATAAACGAGCGACACTCCATAACTCAGGACAAAACCGGCCGGACAGGAAACGCATTCTGATATTTTTCCGATTTAGGAACCCGTTCCCTTGTCCCCAGTTTTAAATGGTCGGGTATGGCACGTCCTGGCGCGCTCCAAAACAAAAGGCGGCCCTCATCGGACCGCCTTCGTTCAGTCGAGCTGAAGCTAGTTGTTGTCGCGCTTGTGCAGCGTTGGACGATCGTCGTCGGTGGATTTGCCTTTGTCGTCGGTCTTGTTCGAAGCACGACGAAGCGAGGGCTTGTTCGCGTCCTTGTCGTCCGTAACCTTTTTGCGATTCTCGAGGGCTGCGAGGCGAGCTTTCACCTGGTCGAACTCCGAGGTCGTGACTACATACTCGTCCTTCGGAGGTAGGATTTTGGCGATTTCGTCTTGCGTATGCTCTACGCGATCCGGAGTTGCTGGATGCGAGGCAAAGGCCTTCGCTAACGCGCCAGGCTTCTTCTTTTCTGTAGCCTCGATCTTCTCGAAAAAGTCGACCATGGCTTGCGGATCGTATCCGCTGGCGTAGAGATACTGCGTGCCGAGGTAGTCAGCCTGGGCTTCGAATCCACGCGAGAACTTCATGAACGTTAAGGGGATGCCGATACCGGCCGCTTCATATGCCGCGTATCCGATGCCGCCGCCAATGAAGATCAGCGGGATCGTCGCGAAGTTCGCCCAGTTGGCGCGGGTCATCTGCCGCATCGCATGGCGAGCGCAGACGTGCGCGATCTCGTGTGCCATCACGCCGGCGAGTTCGGATTCATCGTCAGCCGCGAGGATCGTGCCGGTATTGACGTAAAAAAATCCGCCGGGAAGCGCGAAGGCATTGATCTGGTCGTCGTCGATGACCTTGATTGTGAACGGAACCTTCGCGTCGGAGTGGCGAACGAGGTTCTGGCCGATGCGGTTCACATACTCGGTAATCACCGGGTCGGTGATCAATTTTGCGCTCTGCTCCACCTGCTGCGCGTACTGCTTGCCCATGGCAACTTCCTTCTCAAGCGAGTACCAGTTGCCAAGGCCCTTGCCTCCGATGTCGCGGTTGCCGATGGCGTTGACGTCATCGAGACTGCCCTTTTTTACTTTGTCGTAGCTTGGGACTGGTTCGATCTTCGGGTCTTTTGAATCTTCCTTGTCCTTGGACTTGTCTTTGGGCTGAGCGACAGCGGGAACAACCATGGAGATTGAGAGGACTCCGGCCAGCAACTTGGATAGGAATTTCATGATGCTTTACTCCGTTCGCGCGCGGCAGTTCCGAGACACGGATGCCTAACCTGTATAGACGTAAGTTTTGGCAGCTAAGTTTCGGTTTAAACGCACTTAATTCTGCTGGCCCGTCCCCGATCGCGCCAGTCTTTAGTGTACCCCCAGTGGCAAGCTGCTGATGCAGATTTCTGGATTCGATTCGGGACGGGGGCCGGCCGCCCCCGGCTGGGTTTTCGGCGAATAGCGAAATGCATTGGGGCGTATTGAAGACCCCCTTTATTGGCTCTCCCACGGAACACCCGGGCGAGGGCGCCCGTCTCCAAGCTGCTGTGCTTAAATCCGCAGTCTGACCTGATCCACGGCAGGCAGTTTAAGGATGAGTATGTCCGAGGCGATCCACTCGCCGTGGCTGTCTTCGTCAGCGGTAACGCGGATTTCCGCGTTGTCTCGCAGCGATTCGGCGGCGCTTTGTAACCTCTGGGACGAAGGGACACCATCGCCAAATCGCACCCGGCAGCGCTGAATATTGACCCGCCGTAAGTAGCCTGTCTTTCCAGCAACATAGATGTACTTGCCCGCTTCGCGCTTGGTCCCCTCAACCACGAGGCCCTGGAAAATGCCCTTGGTCGCAAATAGTGGAAGCGTAGCGAAGAGGCAAAGTGCCAGCGAGAGGTGTTTCGTGCCGATCCGCCAATGTAAGCAGCCGTGCATCTGTGGGTGAGATGCACATCTTACGTC contains:
- a CDS encoding DinB family protein, whose translation is MNKRLCFVLAAVMALPGAVLAQEKAQAQSAPPANPITTSEKGLYSFVSAAVVAAAQKMPEENYSFRPTPEVRSFGQIVGHVADAQYMFCSLASGQPNPSKGIEKTKTSKSDLVAALKDAVAYCNDTYDGMTDAKGSELAKFMNYNLAKLTILSLNTAHADEHYGNIVTYLRIKGIVPPTSENPPARSPK
- a CDS encoding M48 family metallopeptidase; this translates as MKFLSKLLAGVLSISMVVPAVAQPKDKSKDKEDSKDPKIEPVPSYDKVKKGSLDDVNAIGNRDIGGKGLGNWYSLEKEVAMGKQYAQQVEQSAKLITDPVITEYVNRIGQNLVRHSDAKVPFTIKVIDDDQINAFALPGGFFYVNTGTILAADDESELAGVMAHEIAHVCARHAMRQMTRANWANFATIPLIFIGGGIGYAAYEAAGIGIPLTFMKFSRGFEAQADYLGTQYLYASGYDPQAMVDFFEKIEATEKKKPGALAKAFASHPATPDRVEHTQDEIAKILPPKDEYVVTTSEFDQVKARLAALENRKKVTDDKDANKPSLRRASNKTDDKGKSTDDDRPTLHKRDNN